The Gossypium hirsutum isolate 1008001.06 chromosome D02, Gossypium_hirsutum_v2.1, whole genome shotgun sequence region taaaaaatataatatttattatatttattgcagACATTCACTTCAAGGAATATGCAAAAAATAATTCAGACAATAATGtaagcatatatcatatttcttaccaataaaattatataattatcatCTGCTTCAAGGAATGATAAATTAGTATAAATCATTGAGCATTCTGAACTAAGAATAAACATTTGGCAACATTTTGAATCATCCATCTTCTTTTTATCTATTTATCAATAATGacaaaaagttaaaatttcataattgttatgtattGCTACATTCACGTCATCAAATGGAGTAGAACTGGTGGAACGAATAACTTGTTATTTTATTTAGCCATAAGAAGATATAAtatcaattcaaaatacttttaaagccCTTTTAATAAAAGTTTTGCATAATCaattaactatcaagaataactAGTTAGATCATATATAGAAATAAgcctaaattaaatatatgaataaAAGTCGCATCTCtaacataaaaatatgacataatgaaaaactaacaaattttcttttcataatCATCATCGTAAATATGCATGAAATCCATGTTTatagaacttttcatttacaattgtTCATGTCATTTCTCTATATCATTAacaaatggaataatataaaacatatgaattattacctttaacaattctttaaactaaattaaattcgaataatcataaaattcattggtttattaacacaaatttgcatactagatatgttttagtcaaatatattatttagttATAAAACTTACTATAACGACATAAATAAATCAGTTAACgttcattttcatgaacaaatgAAATGTTTAAAACAATATGCAACCcatgtaatcaaaacttaaacAGAAGACCATCTCGAATATTTAAACCATATATCAAGTCGATTTAATATTAAAGATGTACATTTTTTGTTCTACATTCAGTCTTGTCGATTTTATCAAGAAATAAGCAAATTAAACTCCAATAGTAGactttgaatcaaatcaaaatttattaatagcaaactttgagagtggatcttatttttTAGGTGTACAACAGGTACAATACTAATGAATTTTCATACATGAGTTGTCTCTCTTCTTTGAAAGTTTATATTGAGAACTCTTGTTGTTCTCTTATTTATCTCTTATCTTTTCACTTCTGGTGGCGAAAAGAAATATTACTAATAAGATATCCAAAAATTAAGTAATGAGTGTCACAATTCACAAAAAGGATACAACTCATATTAGAGATTCCATCTTTAACAAaacacataaaatcctaaaaaaaatCATTGACTTAAAGTTTAGTAATGAATATCAATAGCAAAAAATTCCTTAATATGGATTATAGAAATCCTAAAATTGACATGCTAATATTCAAAATGATCATCATAATAAAGACAATGTCAATATCCCTTTATTGTTTAGATTCGTCACAATCATCAATTTGATATGTAAAATTTGATTCAACATCattcttattattcattttcacaTTGTTTCCTTTCCGTTTGATAGAAATTTGATAGAGTTCAACTAAATGTTTAGGTGTTTGACAGGTACGCAACTAATGACTTTCCATACcatattgataacataagttatctccATTCCTTAAAGAGTTCTTgggaattcttttattttcttgctTTCTTCTGTTTTTCCACTTCTGGTGGTGAGAAAATTTATTACGACGATCCCCTATGACTATTATTATAGTCCAACTTACTACATCAATGTCCAAGATTATGTCTTTCAAATTTATTGCATATTGTTACATTCTCTTCAGGGAATGGTTAGATTCATGATTAAAAATCGTTGTTCAATCATAAGTAAACATGATATTAactcttgaaattttttttattgcataTTGTTACATTCTCTTCAGGGAATGGTTAGATTCATGATTAAAAATCGTTGTTCAATCATAAGTAAACATGATATTAactcttgaaattttttttcacgATACTGCTATTGTAGGAACACATTTGAAGCATGAAAAGATGAATGAGTCTtctcttgcaagttctcatcagtaatatttttccaCGTAATTTTAATCGAGAACTTATTCTATttactgtagagttatactcataGTTTTAAAAACTTACAATTTCAGGTAcatccaaccataacgagctttagatagatCTTTCAAGTGCATCAAATCATAAAACTATCATATTCTTATGGCCATATATTTCTTCATCTAATCATAACCTATAATtaaatcacataattcataataatataacaaatatgtATGATTTCTTAGTGCTTCATCCACATACACCTACTTTaaatcacaaatatatataattttttaatgctTCATAACAAGCACCTACTTCAAACTATTTCAATTGGTTGAAATCTttataattcaataattcaacaaAATTTAGCTAAAAATAGGAAACCAATCTAGAGACAAAATACTGTCTCACATgacatatataaataatgttaagatcacatatattttaaaaataaaaaaataaaccaatAAGTTAAAGAGGATCATGATTGTTTTATTCATTAAAAGAGCACacgaaaaatcacttaataattttgatatataagttaatcataattcaactatgaaagaaattaaataactCATGACAAAACATTGAGTCTAATCAAAGGGGATTCATCCTAAAAAAACAAGTTATCAAAAGTAATATATACCATATTAATAACAAACATATCTAATCAACAATAAtgtcttttacataaaaaaaattaacttagaaAGGCAAAAATCAAATACCATCAGAATGTGAAatttatgtcaaataaaaattaatagtagcCATATcctaattgaaaaagaaaatatgatcGAAATATAAGAGTGTCTTACCAAATCTATACTTTACTCATGCTTGTACAATGATAAATCAAATATTGGGAATAAGAATGTAAAATCCATAGCTCGGTTCGGTCGCCCGGAACTgagttatgggtgttacaaagaataataatcctttttgaaattgaatctttcaacatcctAGAGATGAAGTTGTAAGGATGAAAGATTAAGGTGAAAAAGGAATTGGATTTTGGGGACAACTTCGAAAGATTGTGAagtgaaaaaaagggaaaataatcgTGCTAataatgtgttataaaataaaaagacaaagagtaaagaacaaagagaatgagagagcaaaagagagagcgtattttattgatcaatgggaAGAATCTATAATACTTCTCTaaaatctatatttatagacataagaagtttaaataaaatagaacatCAAAACTTAAATTATCTTTATCTtgatcaaaacttatcttgattttgatgtacatccacttaataataaaatattcataacaacaaataaatattataaaattattaaaaaattaagttttagcACACAAATATATTGGTActtaaattatacttttttttattttggtacctaatttttttgtcacaaatgatatttaaattagttttttttttcaaaattagtaTCTCTATCCAAATTGTTaagtctattttattaaaaaaaaacttaacccaAAAACTACTATCTAAACTATACCATTTTCTTCAAGTttatacctaaactttttttttgtcacaagtggTATTATTCTTCTTTCCCATTTTACACCAAATGTTATCTCCATTAAAAAATGTCATCCAATAATAGATTGTCAcatcatataagttttaaaaaatatttttaatatttttatttttttactttatttttctctctttattttttttctattttttaaatttaaacagagatatcattttaagaaaaaaatgatttaaataccacttataataaaaaattataccaaaatgaaaaaaaaatgatataattcaAATgcaaatttttgggttttcattaCTTGTGGAGAAGTGAGAACAATTCCTGGTGCTTAGGTTTCAACATTACAAGTTTTCAAAGAAAGAATCCTCAACGTGCAATAACacaattataaaatttgtaaaaaatatatacaaattactaaaaaattatttaaaaaaacctcTCTACCCTCACTTCCTCTTAACATTTCCTCCTTTGCTACTATCATCTCATGCAAATCCTCCGCTTACTCTACCACTCACTCCTCCCTCCCTTCCTATGATTTGTGCACCATTGCATATTGTCCCGTCGGCTCCAACGCTTGTTATTCCTATTGTGTTCATTGGTGGGAAACTTGTGGGTGCAATGGATAAAGTCGTGGCTTCTCATGTTGATGGCACTCTTATTCCTCTTTTCAAACAAGCTGCTGCACTCTTACTTTATCATCTTTGGCGTTACtcattaaaaaggaaaaaatgacaGAGAAAAGCATGGTAGAGGAAGAAAATTGGTAGTTTGGAGTCTACTCCATTTTGATACAAGGGCTGATGTCTTAGGCTGAAGCTTTTTTTTCCCTCCTTGTTGATGTTTTGCTTACGAGTGGGTCTTTGACTCTTTGTTGGTGTGCCATTTGTTGGTTTGAAGCATTTTGTTGATTCATTCATTAACTCAGTAATGGAGGGATAATGTAAATCACATTAATTCATAGGTCTAATGGTTAATTTTTCTctaaattataactaaaatttcaatagtatcgaattaatattttagttatagttcaaaaaccaaattaattattaagtttatgagttaatgtgtaatttcatctgtatattaataattattattttttaaatattttatagttatgaccaaagtaaaaatttattaataatttggtgGCAAATGATGTAGCATTACCCAAATATATTTGAAGAATAGTGATTTAATAGTCCACGTTGACATCTATTAGCAAGTTAACAAAAGAGTGACTATAAAAATCAATTTCGAATAGTAGTAACCATAATACAAAATTTATAGATGGTTGAGTGACCATAACCGTAGTTTATCCGGTAAAGGTATCATGGAAGCCCCTATACTaaaagttggattgcattttatcccttctattcaaaaaaataggaaatgaacctctatacattagatcaaagagcaaactggtcctTTTATAAGAAATTTAATCCACTTTTGTAGTTAAAAAATGGTCTCTATATGTCAGCATGAGGTACACATGGCACTCCACATGTCACTATCTAATTATTTTGTCAGCTacatcagtttttaacagtatagattggtgaattttttttaacaaaaaaataagtttactctttaatctaatttaCAAGatttaatttacccattttttaagtagaagaaaaaaatataatttaactcttaatacagGGCCTCCACTATAATTTTACCTAGTTTATCCTAAATATTATTACTCCAGATTGACTTCATTTTTCCTGGATAGGAATAGCTACCAAATTACAATGAATAAAAGTAACCGCTCCGGTTCAAGGAAAAAAACATGAGAGTAACCGCCCAAAAACTTGTCACTTCTATACGTTTCTTTTATCTTCAAATCCACCAATTTTCTTTGGTTTTTAAAATTCTTTGCAACAAAAACCAAGGGGAAAAGAATGGAACTTACAAACAAAAAAACGGTGCTTGTGTTACTGTGCTTCCGGCCTGTGTTAGCCATTTGCGTAGCTTCTGCTCCAATAACTGCCTCAGCCACAGTTCCCCCGCCTATATCACAGCCGCCGACGGCGGTTCCTTCTGATCCTCAGATCAAAAGCCTGTGTGCGAAAACTGAATACCCCGATCTTTGCTTAACCACTATTGCACCTTTCTTCAATGGCAAAACAGACATCGCATCCGTTGTCGAAATGCTGATAAAAGCCGGCACTGAACAAACCAAACAGGCCAATGCCACCGCAACAAAAATGGCTGCCGACCCTAAATACGCCGACGATCCGAAGACAATCTCGGGACTTAAAGGTTGCTATGAAATGTATGATGATGCTTTGGATAATATGCAGAACGCCATGGACGCCATTCCAGTTCACGACATTGGCACCATTGAAACCATGGTTAGTGCAGCCATTACGGATTATGGAACATGTGACGATGGTTTTACGAGGCAGCCGAATCCAGTTCCTGATGGAGTTTCTCCAATGGTGGATATCAATGAGAATCTTCAAAATATTGGTAGCATTATCCTTGCCATTACTGATTTACTGCACTGATTTAATTTGCCCTTATATATATCTACAAAGTATTGCAAGCACGGATCATGCAAAACGcgccttttttattatttctatttggtATTTCAACTTATgaaatgttatacaaattaccTTAATACATTAAGGGGTATTTGATTCATAAATATAACATTACAGCGGTAATATTACATTCTGGAATGTGATTGCAGTGTTTGAATTTTCAACATTTCGACCATCCCATAATTTGATCATCTTGTAGTATAGAATAAGATTATTACAGCCCATTCATTATCATATCTTAGATTAAAGATGCAATCTTAAATTTTAGATCAATTtaccctttatttttattattctaatcaatttaggctctctttttttcttaaataaagttgactaattaaaaataaaaaatattttttttcttaatagcTAACTAGTAGATATCATACATCACAAttataatcattatattttatttaataatttatttatttattaatatattaattatgattataattataattataattataattatgacTGGGGTTGCAGTCACTTTTCATGAATTATTAtgattatgatttataaatttatttcaacctAATATATTTAcccattaatatatataaattgtaagaatttatcataatttctttgaaaattgagactaaaaaatattaaaggaactaaatttgttaaaaaaaaaaattctataacaaGGACAATTGAGTAAATGTGCTTTTAATTAATCTTATATTCCATCAACCAAATACCTGAACCTTACATTCCAGTCAAATGAACCAAATAAGGTAACCACACATTCCACTTGTAATATTACATTACGGAACACAATCTAAAATTCGGCAAACCAAATGCCCCCTAACAGTCTTAGTTATTTTACGAAGGGATAAAAATAGTTAATACATGACAGACATGTGACAGATGGCATGGAATTTAATGGCAATAATGATTACATTTATTTGAAGTTTCGGTAGTATCGAAAAACTCGGTCCGAAGCtagttttgattaaaaaaaatttgtcgtaacttaaaatagaataattatgTGTCAGATATGGGATTGTAGAGTTGAATTATTaagtagaattaaattaaataaataatttaataatagtaTAGGAGCTAAATTGCAAGTGTAAATAATGAGATTTGATTGAAAAATGTTGGAGAGTGTAATAAACTTAGGTCCAAAGGAAAATTATACCATCATTATAACATACTTAGTGCTTGAGGATGATCTTTACCATTGATTGTCACTAATAATATCAAGAGCCAATCTTGGCcgttaattcattttatttttattaattaattcatggtaattaaatgaataagtGTTGGAGGGAGAGAGAAtgcataaaacaaataaaaaaattgcttCATACTCATCCTTTTCACACCgaataagaaagaaagaaagaaagaaggaaaatgtTGCTTGAGTTGGTtaagaatttttcttaattttagttgaaatattgataaataaaGCCCAAGTATTAAGTTTAAGAATTGATAAGGTCTTGGTTAAGTCACCATTTTTGAAAGCTTAAGAAAACTTAATGTGAAAAGCAAAGATTCATGCATGTAGTTATTAACTAGaattattgtatgaaaatgtgagaAATGTAGTAAGAAGTGTTGAATTAAGCTTGAGTCaagtttgaattaattaattaattatgtgtTGTTAGAGACATTATTGAAAAGGATGAAAACTTTGAGGTTTGATAGTGAATAATAGTGATATGAGGTCCCTATACTATATTTATGTAGTCAAAATTAGATTCAATTGGGTAAATCATGAGATACGAGTGTTTCAGAAATTAATgtttttagggaccaaattgaattaaatatatttatgtttaattgttgtgTTTTTATGCTTAATATGAGAAACTAATGAGATTTCTGAAATCAAAATTATCATACATAGCTAATGATGATTCCAAGACATTGCGGAACAAATGAAAAGCGAAAGTCGTAGACGAATAGCCTCTTTCCCGATTTGTGCTTTCATAATTCGATTTCAATAAACATATATTACATGCATAATTCAATAACTGATTAGAAATAAAATGGATGATAATGTTGTACGTGGTCGAGAAGTATGTATATACTTTATTATGTGCTATGATCAAGGTATAATAAACGAGTTTGTGAATATGAGACTATTTGATATGTTAATTGAATCTACTTATGCTTGCTATATGTTATTTGATTACGATTATATTGGGAATATGTTTTGTGATAACTACTAATGGAAAAATGCCTTATTAATATCGTTGGGTAGAACCATGGGTAgtgttggcatgccatagggtctATTTTGATAGGTGGGAGATTCAGCGTTATTCGCATACCTATATATTGCGATAGTTCTCTAATTCTCTGAAGGTCGAGAATGTATCACCAACTCAAATTCCCTGAGAGTATGAGCATGTTCTGGTAAGGTTGGTGGGatttgtaacgacccaaaatcaaTGGTGTCGGAAAATGCAGTTTCGAgatctcatttctataaactaaattcgtaaatatttaacaaaaatataatatttacgaagttattatataagtgaattgaattttggatatgtaatttttattgaattaatgattaattaaggTTAACGAGCTAAATCATAAAATCCAATCGTTACGGATTTTTAATTGGAAAATCAATTGAGAACTTAAGTAGAAATTAAGCCAATTATTAAATGATAATGATGCCACTTTAGAAATGATAATCGATGGTAGTGGAAgattttgtgtatatatataaagtttttataatatttaaaattatataatgataataatataaagtatattaaaacAAACAATTGGAAAGGGAGAGAAAacatttttctcatcttcttcctaCAACCGAAACCATAATTTCCAAAATTGAGAGCTTGCGGCCTAGGGTTCTAAATTTTAAGCTTTTAATcggttagttcaatttagtctttttcttgtaatttttattttttgagatcATGAGAGcctaatctagctagcccatgtatcaaattataaaattgttaaagttttagaaagttaccattgttgatttcttgaagttttaggtattaaattgatagattttaagcttagaggtgaaaaatgactaaattatgaaGTTAATTGATAGTTTCGTATAGTAGGGACCAaactgaataaattgtaaaattgattGTATAAATAAGAAATAGGAGGTCCCTAATGGATTATAGTGGAATCAGATTTCAATTTGgagttttaaattgaaagttatgttagttccggttttagggactaaattgaataaaatgcaaaatgtatATAAATTGACAATTTGTTCTGAATTTGGTTGAATATTGATGGTATTGTATGTTTATATTAATCTATAGCTAACGTTAACCCGAATTTCTCGACTAAGAGTCGATGAGTGCTAGACACACTTTTACTTCGGTTATACCAATGAGCGCATAGCACAATTTATTTACTTCGGATTTATCTGAAGAGGCACCGAGTAACAAATCGATGTGAttagttggatccgtgtatccgttcgaGTTTGAGCCAGGTTAATAGggaataaaaatgtgaaatggaCAATGATATATGAATGATCATTGTTGTGAAAAAATTA contains the following coding sequences:
- the LOC107908126 gene encoding pectinesterase inhibitor, which translates into the protein MELTNKKTVLVLLCFRPVLAICVASAPITASATVPPPISQPPTAVPSDPQIKSLCAKTEYPDLCLTTIAPFFNGKTDIASVVEMLIKAGTEQTKQANATATKMAADPKYADDPKTISGLKGCYEMYDDALDNMQNAMDAIPVHDIGTIETMVSAAITDYGTCDDGFTRQPNPVPDGVSPMVDINENLQNIGSIILAITDLLH